Proteins encoded within one genomic window of Triticum aestivum cultivar Chinese Spring chromosome 2D, IWGSC CS RefSeq v2.1, whole genome shotgun sequence:
- the LOC123048390 gene encoding G-type lectin S-receptor-like serine/threonine-protein kinase LECRK2: MAPHLPWRFLQFLLLLLGFSSAQARVNITLGSSLKAQGANSSWLSPSGDFAFGFWPVEGNPSSYLLAVWFDKIPEKTVAWYAKSSSDGQESPVQVPSSSVLHLTTDGLLSLRNPSGDEVWSPQAPGVAYARMLDTGNFMLVDADGKAKWETFGVPADTILPTQVLRVGPENKLLRSRLINMDNSNGRFLLAVQTDGNLVLYSMDEHSAHEYGAYWASNTVGNGSQLVFNETGRVYFTLKNGRHINITSAGVTSMDDFFNRATLDPDGVFRQYVYPKSRKARSIWRWEMVSSVPEDICQAVSVEAGSGACGFNSYCTFDGTKNQTSCQCPQYYKFFDNERQYKGCRPDFVPQSCDLDEAAATAQFEMTPIDRVDWPQSDYEQYSPIDETECRRLCVLDCFCATAVFQASTNTCWKKNLPLSNGHMTESVNRTILIKVPRSNNAQSQLSSGSSKWKKDKKYWILGSSLFFGTSVLLSLLLISILLFGTYCGISITFKKKLQSPQSSGSSILPPKIFTYNELEKATSGFHEVLGSGASGTVYKGQLQDEHVTSIAVKKIKKLQQETEKEFMVEVQTMGQTSHKNLVRLLGLCNEGTDRLLVYEFMTNGSLNEFLFGDARPHWSLRVQVALGVARGLLYLHEECSTQIIHCDIKPQNILLDANFMAKIADFGLTKLLRANQTQTNTGIRGTRGYVAPEWFKNIAITSKVDVYSFGVILLELVCCRRNVEVEIADEDQATLTYWANDCYRCGRIDLLVEGDDEAIFNMKKAERFVAVALWCLQEEPMMRPTMLKVTQMLDGAVQIPIPPDPSSFISSLQ; encoded by the coding sequence ATGGCACCTCACCTCCCATGGCGCTTCCTCCAGTTTTTGCTACTGCTGCTGGGGTTTTCATCAGCTCAAGCACGAGTAAACATCACCCTGGGCTCTTCCTTGAAGGCCCAGGGGGCAAACAGCTCATGGCTCTCGCCCTCCGGCGACTTCGCTTTCGGTTTCTGGCCAGTGGAAGGTAACCCCTCCTCATACCTTCTCGCCGTCTGGTTCGACAAGATCCCTGAGAAGACAGTCGCATGGTACGCCAAGAGCAGCTCCGACGGTCAAGAGTCACCGGTGCAAGTGCCATCCAGCTCCGTGCTGCACCTCACCACTGACGGGTTGCTCTCACTTCGCAACCCATCTGGTGATGAAGTCTGGAGTCCTCAGGCCCCTGGTGTGGCCTACGCCAGAATGCTCGACACAGGCAACTTCATGCTTGTCGATGCAGATGGCAAAGCAAAGTGGGAGACCTTTGGTGTCCCGGCTGATACCATCCTGCCCACACAAGTGCTCCGTGTGGGTCCGGAGAACAAGCTACTCAGAAGCCGTCTCATCAACATGGACAACTCCAATGGCCGGTTTCTCCTAGCTGTGCAAACTGATGGTAATCTTGTGTTGTATTCAATGGACGAGCATTCTGCACATGAGTACGGTGCATACTGGGCATCTAATACAGTTGGGAACGGCTCACAGTTGGTGTTCAATGAAACCGGCAGGGTATACTTCACCTTGAAAAATGGGAGACATATCAATATCACTTCGGCAGGTGTGACCTCAATGGATGATTTCTTCAATCGTGCCACGCTAGATCCAGACGGTGTATTTCGGCAATATGTGTATCCAAAGAGCCGAAAGGCCAGAAGCATATGGAGATGGGAGATGGTGAGCTCAGTTCCCGAGGACATCTGCCAGGCAGTATCGGTAGAGGCAGGCAGTGGTGCATGTGGCTTCAACAGCTACTGCACCTTTGATGGCACCAAGAATCAGACAAGCTGCCAATGCCCACAATATTACAAATTCTTCGACAACGAGAGGCAGTACAAAGGGTGCAGGCCTGACTTTGTGCCACAAAGCTGTGACCTTGATGAGGCAGCCGCAACGGCGCAGTTTGAGATGACTCCAATCGATCGTGTTGATTGGCCTCAATCTGACTATGAGCAATACAGCCCCATCGACGAGACTGAGTGTCGGAGGTTGTGTGTGCTTGATTGCTTCTGCGCCACAGCCGTCTTTCAGGCAAGCACAAATACCTGCTGGAAGAAAAATCTCCCTTTATCAAATGGGCATATGACGGAAAGCGTAAACAGGACGATTCTTATTAAGGTGCCTAGGAGCAACAATGCACAGTCCCAGCTCAGCAGTGGCTCTAGCAAATGGAAAAAGGACAAGAAGTATTGGATTCTTGGGAGTTCATTATTTTTTGGGACTTCTGTATTGCTAAGCCTTCTACTTATCTCTATTCTGCTCTTTGGCACTTATTGTGGTATCTCCATCACCTTCAAGAAGAAACTCCAGTCACCACAATCATCAGGTAGTTCTATATTGCCCCCAAAGATTTTTACTTACAATGAACTGGAGAAGGCAACCAGTGGTTTCCATGAGGTGCTAGGCAGCGGAGCCTCTGGTACTGTGTACAAAGGACAGCTTCAAGATGAGCATGTGACCAGCATCGCCGTCAAGAAAATTAAAAAGCTTCAGCAAGAGACTGAGAAGGAGTTCATGGTGGAAGTGCAAACCATGGGTCAGACATCTCACAAGAATTTGGTCAGGCTGCTTGGTTTGTGCAATGAGGGAACTGACAGACTGCTAGTATATGAGTTCATGACCAATGGCTCGCTGAACGAGTTCCTCTTTGGTGATGCTCGGCCACATTGGAGCCTCCGTGTGCAAGTCGCACTTGGAGTGGCACGAGGGCTGCTCTACTTGCACGAGGAGTGCAGCACACAGATTATCCACTGCGACATAAAACCACAGAACATCCTTCTCGATGCCAACTTTATGGCAAAGATTGCAGACTTTGGCCTGACGAAGCTTCTTCGAGCCAATCAGACACAAACAAACACCGGCATCCGGGGCACTCGAGGTTACGTTGCCCCAGAGTGGTTCAAGAACATAGCGATCACTTCCAAAGTCGATGTTTACAGCTTTGGTGTGATCCTGCTGGAGCTTGTGTGCTGCAGGAGGAATGTGGAGGTAGAGATCGCCGACGAAGATCAGGCGACACTAACTTACTGGGCAAACGACTGTTACAGGTGTGGGAGGATCGACTTGCTGGTGGAGGGTGACGATGAAGCAATCTTCAACATGAAAAAGGCAGAGCGCTTCGTGGCTGTAGCACTTTGGTGCCTTCAGGAGGAGCCAATGATGCGGCCAACCATGCTTAAGGTGACACAAATGCTTGATGGAGCAGTCCAAATCCCCATACCTCCGGATCCCTCTTCCTTCATCAGTTCCCTTCAGTAG
- the LOC123048391 gene encoding putative receptor-like protein kinase At4g00960 codes for MPSVMSSPAPALVLLLLAASMADSQAGLNCSNSSASPSSAPSPPTSNTTNSSAYRNNVLKLLDALPEAVPPTGFTSHSLGASPDRAFVRGLCHVDSTRSECRKNLQEAVNDIGRYCASSRSGAALYDKCCITYADTNASIGYEDVFSEVWYEGDKVSGSDLLDSYERTYHSLMDGLVARVASGSAMFATGEAVYAPSDPNGRTYGLVECMRDLSAAECRRCLQLLVPKLPLCCGGTAQNFNCRLQVQVYAFYDLALDAPPPAASPAQQRPISSLGKRRLQHVILVVGTLFVIVVVLACVRRQRKRIKANKEQQDNAGEGMNYISLEVLRAATSNFSINNKLGEGGFGEVFKGELQNGMKIAVKRLSNNSAQGFDELKNELVLANRLKHKNLVPLLGVCLQEKLVVYEYMPNGSLHTSLFNSEKAHQLDWMKRKTIISGIARGLLYLHEESRLKVIHRDLKPSNVLLDLEMNAKISDFGLSRAFGEDQSIDITKRPVGTLGYMSPEYAYRGQVSTESDMYSFGVMVIEIVTGRRNYRSLDDDTASRYLPSYVWEKWRAGSMEEVVDPSLGGRYPKSELLNCVQIGLLCLQVNPSSRPDASEVVLMLDGHSTSMTMRTPSRPAFCFPRPGVVNPALGYATTSGQLPTTVSDNGMTISDLQPR; via the exons ATGCCGTCCGTGATGTCTTCCCCAGCGCCGGCCCTTGTGCTCCTTCTCCTCGCGGCAAGCATGGCAGATTCCCAGGCGGGGCTAAACTGCAGCAACTCCTCCGCGTCTCCCTCCTCAGCACCATCACCACCAACGTCCAACACAACCAACAGCAGCGCGTACCGCAACAACGTCTTGAAGCTACTGGACGCCCTCCCCGAGGCCGTGCCGCCCACAGGCTTCACCTCCCACTCCTTGGGCGCTAGTCCCGACCGTGCCTTCGTCCGCGGCCTCTGCCACGTCGACTCCACACGGTCCGAGTGCCGCAAGAACCTGCAAGAAGCCGTTAACGACATCGGCCGTTACTGCGCCTCCAGTCGGAGCGGGGCAGCGTTGTACGACAAGTGCTGCATCACCTACGCCGATACCAACGCCTCGATCGGCTACGAGGATGTCTTCTCGGAGGTGTGGTATGAGGGCGACAAagtgtccggctccgacctgctgGATAGCTACGAGCGGACCTACCACTCGCTGATGGATGGCCTGGTGGCGCGGGTGGCCAGTGGCTCGGCGATGTTCGCCACAGGGGAAGCTGTCTACGCACCCAGCGATCCGAATGGGAGGACGTACGGTCTCGTGGAGTGCATGAGGGACCTCAGCGCCGCGGAGTGCCGCCGGTGCCTGCAGTTGTTGGTACCAAAGCTACCGCTCTGCTGCGGAGGGACTGCGCAAAACTTCAACTGCCGACTTCAGGTTCAAGTATATGCCTTCTACGACCTGGCGCTCGACGCTCCGCCCCCGGCTGCTTCACCTGCACAGCAGCGGCCGATCTCCTCGCTCG GAAAGAGGAGATTACAACATGTCATCCTTGTTGTTGGGACACTATTCGTCATAGTCGTCGTGCTTGCTTGTGTTCGCAGACAGAGGAAAAGGATCAAGGCGAATAAGGAACAACAAG ATAACGCAGGAGAGGGCATGAACTATATTAGTCTGGAAGTGTTAAGAGCTGCAACATCCAATTTTTCTATAAACAATAAACTAGGAGAGGGAGGATTCGGAGAGGTTTTTAAG GGTGAATTGCAGAATGGAATGAAAATAGCCGTGAAAAGGCTGTCGAATAACTCAGCTCAAGGGTTTGATGAGCTAAAAAATGAGCTAGTGTTAGCTAACAGACTTAAGCACAAGAATCTGGTGCCGCTTCTTGGTGTTTGCTTGCAAGAGAAACTGGTAGTGTATGAATATATGCCTAATGGAAGCCTACACACGAGCCTTTTCA ATTCGGAGAAGGCACATCAATTGGACTGGATGAAAAGAAAGACAATCATCTCTGGAATTGCTCGAGGTCTATTGTATCTCCATGAGGAGTCTCGTCTAAAAGTCATACACCGTGATCTGAAGCCAAGCAACGTCTTACTGGACCTGGAAATGAACGCTAAAATTTCAGACTTTGGTTTGTCTAGAGCTTTCGGTGAAGATCAATCGATCGATATAACAAAACGCCCTGTTGGTACACT TGGATACATGTCTCCGGAGTATGCATATCGCGGTCAAGTCTCTACAGAGTCAGACATGTACAGCTTCGGTGTCATGGTTATAGAGATTGTGACTGGTCGGAGGAACTATAGATCACTTGACGATGATACTGCCTCCAGATATCTGCCCAGCTAC GTATGGGAAAAGTGGAGAGCTGGCTCGATGGAAGAGGTGGTAGACCCTTCCCTAGGCGGGCGTTACCCAAAGAGCGAGTTGCTAAACTGCGTGCAAATCGGGTTGCTATGCCTTCAAGTCAATCCCAGCTCCAGACCGGACGCGTCAGAGGTGGTCCTCATGCTCGACGGCCACTCCACGTCCATGACTATGCGGACTCCCTCCAGGCCAGCGTTCTGCTTCCCACGACCTGGCGTTGTTAACCCGGCGCTCGGTTATGCCACGACCAGCGGCCAGCTGCCTACCACCGTTTCAGACAACGGCATGACAATTTCCGATCTCCAGCCTAGGTAG